The proteins below are encoded in one region of Lactuca sativa cultivar Salinas chromosome 3, Lsat_Salinas_v11, whole genome shotgun sequence:
- the LOC111904590 gene encoding clavaminate synthase-like protein At3g21360, producing the protein MEYNCKEFKVGKCEGEKLVDGETLPLVLTPPEPSKNGIESLLVALKNNKQWFEEMLVKNSAVLFRGFDVKNAVDFNDIVETCDWEDIRYVGPAPRTHIHKRIWTANEGPLSEFIYYHHEMVLIKEFPKAVILFCEVPPPEGGETPFVPSFKVTERMMEEFPEFVEEVEAKGLKYTFTALSNDNTTSMRGRGWQDAFATQDQEEAERRARALGMDVEWLENGGVKTILGPRALTKVFEGRKGRRMWFNTMVGMHGKELSSAMMADGTEIPENIVKRCEEIIEDESIQFKWEKGDVLFLDNYATLHGRRPSLAPRRVLVATCK; encoded by the exons ATGGAATACAATTGCAAGGAATTCAAGGTAGGGAAATGTGAAGGTGAAAAGTTAGTGGATGGAGAAACCTTGCCATTAGTGCTCACACCTCCAGAACCAAGTAAAAACGGGATAGAGTCGTTATTGGTAGCTCTAAAGAACAACAAACAATGGTTCGAAGAGATGCTTGTGAAGAATAGTGCTGTTCTTTTTCGGGGATTCGATGTGAAGAATGCAGTTGATTTCAATGACATTGTGGAAACATGTGATTGGGAAGATATCCGTTATGTGGGGCCCGCCCCACGAACACATATCCACAAGAGAATTTGGACTGCTAATGAAGGCCCTCTCTCTGAATTCATCTACTACCATCATGAAATGGTTTTG ATAAAAGAATTCCCGAAAGCGGTGATACTTTTCTGTGAGGTCCCACCACCAGAGGGTGGAGAGACGCCATTTGTTCCAAGCTTCAAAGTCACTGAACGAATGATGGAGGAGTTCCCTGAATTTGTGGAGGAAGTTGAAGCCAAAGGATTGAAATACACATTCACAGCTCTCAGCAATGACAATACCACCTCCATGAGAGGTCGAGGTTGGCAGGATGCTTTTGCAACACAAGACCAAGAAGAAGCTGAAAGAAG GGCAAGGGCTCTAGGGATGGATGTTGAATGGCTGGAAAACGGTGGTGTGAAAACGATTTTAGGTCCAAGAGCATTGACCAAAGTTTTTGAGGGAAGGAAAGGGAGGCGAATGTGGTTCAATACAATGGTGGGGATGCATGGGAAGGAGCTTAGCTCAGCAATGATGGCTGATGGGACTGAGATACCAGAGAACATAGTGAAGAGATGTGAAGAGATAATTGAGGATGAAAGCATTCAATTCAAGTGGGAGAAGGGAGATGTGTTGTTTCTTGACAATTATGCTACGCTCCATGGAAGAAGGCCATCTCTTGCTCCAAGAAGAGTCTTGGTTGCTACATGCAAGTAG
- the LOC111904573 gene encoding protein decapping 5 produces MATETSRSSSSSADSYIGSLISLTSKSEIRYEGILYNINTEESSIGLTNVRSFGTEGRKKDGPQLMPSDKVYEYILFRGSDIKDLQVKSSQPVQPTQSINSDPAIIQSHYPRPPTTSSTAGGPTTNNLGQPGSTYPLYQPGGNIGSWAPSPSPLPPNPNTSGPTMPMYWPGYYAPPPQLHQQSLPRPPQGLPMPPSLQYPTFNPPPASSEPLNFPEYPSPLLPTSSPLPSSFTGSLPSLMHNKTPNPSAPPLPGGATMQPPPAVTSDVLSGAKFPFQGMSQAMGGPTEPPTPLLVTPGQLLQSVPTTVSPPPVHDDVEVVPVSSMTSSSSSPPPPPLSVPVSVPEAQPPILPLPTQSQIAQKPNGSSYQNRHNYNYRGRERGRGSAGGSRPVMKFTEEFDFNAMNEKFNKDEVWGTLGKTNRSGSKEKDGNVTDEEESEEETDPNLPKVEVKPVYSKDDFFDSLSSNSLDRQSNYGRTRFSEQMKLDTETFGEFSRYRGGGRGGRGPYRGGRGRGGGGGYYGRGYGYVGRGRGGRNQNPNPNPNQNQNQNDMRDY; encoded by the exons ATGGCGACAGAAACTTCTAGATCTTCAAGTTCATCGGCAGATTCGTACATTGGAAGCTTAATTAGCTTGACTTCCAAGAGTGAAATTAGATACGAGGGCATTTTGTATAATATCAACACCGAGGAATCCTCCATCGGATTGACCAACG TAAGATCGTTTGGAACTGAAGGGCGAAAAAAAGATGGCCCACAACTCATGCCCAGTGACAAGGTTTATGAGTACATATTATTTCGTGGAAGTGATATCAAG GATCTTCAGGTGAAATCATCTCAACCTGTTCAACCCACACAATCCATAAACAGTGATCCTGCCATAATTCAG tcACATTATCCTCGGCCACCTACAACATCTTCAACCGCGGGTGGTCCCACCACCAACAATCTTGGTCAACCCGGGTCAACATATCCTTTATATCAACCCGGTGGAAATATCGGGTCGTGGgccccatcaccatcaccactacCTCCAAACCCAAACACTTCCGGGCCCACAATGCCAATGTACTGGCCAGGATACTATGCCCCACCACCACAGTTACACCAACAATCACTCCCTCGACCACCACAAGGGTTACCAATGCCGCCTTCACTACAATACCCCACTTTCAATCCACCACCCGCGTCATCTGAACCCCTAAATTTCCCAGAATACCCTTCTCCTTTATTGCCAACATCATCACCACTCCCTTCCAGTTTCACCGGATCTCTCCCTTCTTTGATGCATAACAAAACTCCTAACCCTTCCGCTCCACCACTGCCAGGTGGCGCCACCATGCAACCACCACCTGCTGTCACCAGTGATGTGCTTTCTGGTGCAAAGTTTCCTTTTCAGGGGATGTCTCAGGCAATGGGTGGGCCAACTGAACCACCTACACCATTGCTGGTGACGCCAGGTCAGCTTCTGCAGTCTGTCCCTACTACTGTTTCCCCGCCACCTGTACATGATGATGTGGAAGTTGTTCCGGTGTCGTCGatgacatcatcatcatcatcaccaccaccaccaccactgtctGTTCCTGTTTCAGTGCCAGAAGCACAGCCTCCAATTCTGCCATTACCAACTCAATCTCAAATTGCTCAAAAg CCTAATGGATCAAGTTACCAGAATCGCCATAATTACAATTACAGAGGGCGTGAAAGAGGCAGAGGATCAGCCGGg GGGTCACGACCTGTGATGAAATTTACTGAGGAGTTTGATTTTAATGCAATGAATGAGAAATTCAACAAGGATGAAGTGTGGGGTACTTTGGGAAAAACCAACAGATCTGGTTCAAAGGAGAAAGATGGAAATGTTACTGATGAGGAAGAATCAGAAGAGGAAACCGATCCCAACTTACCTAAAGTTGAAGTCAAG CCTGTTTATAGCAAGGACGACTTTTTCGATTCGTTATCTAGCAACTCACTCGATCGTCAATCAAATTACGGAAGGACTAGATTCTCTGAACAAATGAAACTAGATACAGAG ACATTTGGAGAATTTTCTAGATACAGAGGGGGTGGAAGGGGTGGGCGTGGGCCCTACCGTGGAGGGCGTGGGCGAGGTGGCGGCGGTGGTTATTATGGAAGAGGGTATGGGTATGTTGGGCGGGGGCGCGGTGGCAGAAATcaaaatccaaatccaaatccaaatcagAATCAGAATCAGAATGATATGCGTGATTATTGA